The genome window ACATCCGCCTTCAATTTCCGCTGCAGAATTCATGACTTCGCAAGTCGATAAAATCGAACGCCCGCCACTTCGTTAACGTTGACGGTCCAACGGCCAGAGACGATCCCGGGTGTTGCGGTCAAGGATTCCCACGGTGCCCCTGACGCCTTAGCAGAGCTTTCCAGACCCCAACCTGTCGCCGCCTCCGGCCACGACAGCCGGACCTCTGTGCCTTGCCGCTCGATCTTTAGGCTGGGCGCGCTAAGAACTTCGAAATTCTGCATCATCCCGGAGTCCTCATGCTCCAGGTTGTGACAGTGGTGAACGAAGACCCCCGCGTGCGAGTCGAAGCGCGTCAGGATGCGCACCGTTTCGCCCGCGTTCACCAACACCGTGTCCTTCCATCCGGCGTCCTCCGGAGCCAGGACCGCCGTCGTGCTCCGGCTCAACACTTGGCACTGACCGGCGTGGGCGTGCATCGGGTGCGGCTCGTCACCGAGGTTGCGGTACTCCCAGATCTCGACGTCACCGAACGGCACGCTGAAGTCCACCCGCTGCATATCGAAGAGTTGGCCGTTGATTGTGTGAACCATTCCCGACATCGCCAGCGTGAAGACTCGCGTGCGCTTCGCATCGGCGGCGGACAGCGCCGCAAACGGCCCCAGCGATTTCGGAACCTGCGCGTTGCCCGTAGAAAGCCGGTCGACGAATACCCGGATAAGGTCCAGCGCAGAACCTTGTGCTGGCCCCCCCATCGACATTCCGCCGCCTGCGGCGAAAGGCAGGCTCCGGAGCACCGACGAGGAGCCGACCGTGTATCCGGAGAAATCGACGAGGATTTCGATCCGCTGTCCGGGCGCGAGCATCACCGAAGCGACGTCCGCCGGGGCCGGGAGCAACCCGCCGTCGGTGCCGATGACCTGGAAGGGATGGCCGTCGGCAAATCCCACCTTGCAGATTCGAGCGTTGGAACCGTTCAACAGCCGAAAGCGGTAGAGCCCACGATCTACCGAAAGCCAGGCGTCAGGCGTTCCGTTGACGAGCATCACGTCGCCCAAGTATCCGGACATCAGATCCATCATGGAGGGCGCGTAGACGATCTGCTTCTCGGCGCTGACCCGCTTGTCGGTCAGAACGAGCGGGACATCGTGATCGCCGGCCGGCAGGCCCAGGGATTCCTCGGCCGGATCCTCGATGACGAACAGACCCGCAACGCCCGCATACGCCTGTTTCCCGGTCAGACCGTCGGTGTGCGAGTGGTACCAGCAGGTGGCGCCGCGTTGGGTCACCGGGAAGCCCACCTGATAGCTCCTCCCGGCGGCGACCTGATCCCGCGGATGCCCGTCCATCCGTTCTGGGGCCAAAATACCATGCCAGTGCAGCACCAGCGGTTGGTCCAGGTTGTTCAGGATGCGCGCCGAGAAGTCCTCACCGCGCCGGACACGGATCGTCGGCCCCGGAACCAATCCGTTGATCGCGAGAACGTCGGTCAACGAGCCCGGCCAGATCGCAGCCTGGGCTCGGGCCACCGAAAGGGAATCGCCTGCCCACAAGGGGGGCATCCGCAAGGCGTTGCCCGAGCGAGGTGACACCGCGGCGCGTAGTCGTCTGGTCAACAAAGGGCCGGTGCCAGCCAAGAGCCCCGTAAGCTTCAATCCGCGCCCGAGGAAACGGCGTCTGTTCATTGCAGGAGGCGGCAAGAGATGGAAGTTGAGACACGCAGGCACTACGGCTGCCCCACGGTTCGCCAGAACATCGCCGGTCCGCTCACGCTCATGTTCATCGTCGCCATGCCCCCATTGCCAGGCATGATCATGGTTCCCTGATCAACCCAACGGACAAGGTCGGTGGACGACTGTAACTGGAACATCCATCCCATCATCATGGAGGCAATCTCCATTGTGGCGCTCCCTGTGACGGGTCCCGGGACCAACCGCATCTGCGCGCCGGATTCCATCTGGTAGAGTGCCTTGACCTCGTCCGGGCTCAGCGCTCGGTCATACATGCGCAGGTCGCTCATCATGCCGAAGAATGGATAGGCCGTGGCCGTTTGCCCATTGGAGCCCCCAACAAAAGCCATCGAACTGGCAAAACCCGACATCATCATTCCCCCCTGCATTCCGGACATCGACATCATCCCCGCCATGGGCTGGCCATTAACGTACAGTTGGGATTCGGAACTCGCCCCGTTCTTGAAGACCGCGGCGATGTGCATCCAACTGTTGGTGGGCATCATGCCAGAGCCCATCCCATACACGTCACCCATGCCCCCGCTGAATCCAAACCGACCGCCGTCGGAACTGTCGAAGAGCAGGCAGGAAGGCTTGTCGGCGTCGCCCCATCCGAACGGCATTGAAACCGTCGAGCTCCCCATCTGCCCGTTCCAGTTCATCCAGAAGGAGACCGAGTTCTGCATGTTGGTCATCGTGCTGACGTCCAGATTCGTCAACATCATCCCATCCATCCCTCCGTTGAATGCCATGGCCTGCATCGGCTGCCCGAAACGGTTGGTCGCCATCTGCGGGCTGCCCATGAGCATCCCATTCATCCCACGGCCTGTGGCTTCCGTGGCGTCCCCGTGCATCGGGTAATAGGCCACCAGGCCATTCGCCATCCGGCCTATGGCGGGCTGGGCTTGAGAGATACCGGAGCCGGCTACGCCTAAAATGACTGCAACGAGACGGATTGCTGATCTGAGGATCATCGAGATGGTTGGGTTCGGATTTGGCGACGCGAGGCGGGAGCCCCGAAGGCGAAAGAGTTGATGGCAGGACTCCCGTTCTCTGGTAACGCATACGTCTGTCGCCGCAAAATCCCTCGGGTGACTTGTTCGACCATCTCCGTACTGGCGCATCTGTTGGCCGACAGGAACGCCTCCCACCGGGCGGCAGTGAAACAACGGTCATCCCAACCTGGCATTCCGCAGTCGGAGCGAGTTGGCGATCACGGAGACCGAACTGAAGCTCATGGCGACGCCGGCGAGCATCGGGCTCATCAGCACCCCCACGATCGGGAACAGCACGCCCGCCGCGATGGGAATCCCCAGTGCGTTGTAGAGGAAAGCAAAGAACAGGTTTTGGCGGATGTTGGACATCATCGCCCGTCCGAGCCGAATGGCGCGCACAAGGCCTCGAAGGTCTCCTTTCACGAGAGTCACGCCGGCGCTCTCCATGGCGATGTCGGTGCCGGTTCCCATGGCAATGCCGACGTCTGCCGCAGCCAGGGCCGGCGCATCGTTGATGCCGTCACCCGCCATTCCGACGACTTGGCCGGTGGCCTTGAGGGCCAGTACCTGTTCGTGCTTCTGCTGCGGCGTCATGCCCGCGTGGTAACTGGCGATGCCCAGGCTGTCCGCCACCGCACCCGCGGTGCGTGGATGATCGCCGGTCAGCATCACCACGCGAACGCCCAGTTGCCGCAATTCATCGAGCGCACGGGGCGTGGACGGCTTGATCGAATCACCGACGATCAAGGTGCCGGCCGCATGGTCATCCACCGCCACGAACAAGGCGATCGCACCGCCGGCCTGAAGAGGGGCGGCAACGGATTCCAGTGAATCGACTCCGGAAACCCCGCTGTCCCGAAGGAACTCTGGCTTGCCCACCATCACCCGACGCCCATCGACCGTGCCGGACACGCCGCCCCCGGTCAGGGACTGAAACCCCGTCGGGGCGCTCAGCGGGATGTTTGATTCCTTCGCGGCCAGGGTGACGGCGTGAGCCAGCGGATGCTCGCTCGCCTGCTCCAGCGATGCCGCCAGGCCGAGAACCTCGTCTGCGGAGAAGCCGTCGGCGGGTAGTACCTGCGCCAGTCGTGGCTTTCCTTCGGTCAGCGTGCCGGTCTTGTCGACCGCGAGGGTGGTGATGCGGGCCAGTTTTTCGATCGCCTCCGCGTTGCGGATGAGCACCCCCGCCTGGGCCCCGCGTCCCACACCCACCATCACGCTCATCGGAGTGGCGAGGCCGAGCGCGCATGGGCAGGCGATGATGAGCACGGCCACCGCGTTGGTGATGGCGAACCCCAGTCGAGGTTCCGGTCCCCAAGCCATCCATGCAACGAACGTGGCAGCAGCCACTACCAGCACTGCTGGGACGAACCAAGCCGCCACCTTGTCGGCCAGCGACTGAATCGGGGCCCGGCTGCGCTGCGCCTGGGCCACGAGGTCCACGATGCGCGCGAGCAACGTTTCCGCGCCCACGCGTTCGGCACGCATCACGATGCCGCCCGTCGTATTGAGTGTGCCCCCAGAGACCTTGGCCTCCGGCTCCTTCTCTACCGGCAGGGGTTCGCCCGTCAGCATGGATTCATCGATGGACGTGCGCCCCTCGACCACGATTCCATCCACCGGAACCTTCTCCCCCGGTCGCACGCGCAACAGATCGCCCGGCTTCACGGCATCCAGCGGCACTTCCTCGTCGCCCTCGGGTGTGACGCGCCTCGCGGTCTTTGGTGACAGGCCAATCAACGCCTTGAGGGCGCTTCCCGTTCGCTGCCGGGCGCGAAGCTCAAGCACCTGGCCCAGCAGCACCAGCACAGTGACGACCGCGGCGGCCTCAAAGTAGAGCGCGGGTTTGCCGGGGTGCCCGGTGCCGGGAGGAAACCACTGCGGAAAGAGCATCGCCGCGGCGCTGAACAGGTAAGCCGCGCCGACTCCCAGGGCGATGAGGGTGAACATGTTCAGGCTTCGGTGAACCAGCGAGCGCCAGGCTCGCACGAAGAACGGCCATCCCGCCCAAGCCACGACGGGTGTCGTCAGGAGGAACTGGCCCCAACGCGATACCTCCCCAACGGCCCACTCGGCGTGCCGCCACGCGGGGACGAGATGGGCCATCGCCACCACGAACACGGGCAGCGTCAGGACCGCACCCCAGCGAAACCGACGCGTCATGTCGCGGAGCTCGGAGTCGTCCTCCTCGGCCTCCGGAACCAACGTCTGCGGCTCCAGCGCCATGCCGCACTTGGGGCAGGCTCCAGGGTGATCCTGCACCACCTCAGGATGCATCGGGCAGGTGTAGACGACCTTGCCAACGGGCTTCCAAGCGGGATTGCGTTCGAGGGCCATGCCGCACTTGGGGCACGAGCCAGGCTCGTCCGACTCCACGCCTGGGCACATCGGGCAGTAATACTTGGCGGTTGGGGAAGGCGTGACGCCGGGGACTTCATAGGCGTGGCTCGGGTCATGTCTGTGGTCCTGCGCCCGAGGATGATCGTGGTCATGGCCTTCGGCGGAGTGCGGGTGGGAGGCCTGCGGCCGAGGCTGGGAGTAGCCGCCGCAGCACGACGGCTTCTCGGTTTCCCGGTGGGTGGGTTCGGTTTTCAACATGCACACCGGCTAACGCAGCCGACGTTGAATCATTACACACGTTCGCTGAACCGCGACCTCCTTGGCGTAACGCGTTCATTCTGCGAGGTTCGGCATCATGGATTCGATGAACGAGGTGATCCTGAAGAACCTGGAGACGTTCGTCGCATTCACCCGGAAGCGGGTCGGCGATCCCCACCTGGCCGAGGATCTCGTGCAGGAAAGCCTATTGAAGGCGTTGGGGGCAGACAAGAAGCCGGCTGCCGGCGAGCACACGGTAGCGTGGTTCTATCGCATCCTGCGCCGGACGATCATCGACCTGTACCGACGGCGCGCCGCGGGGTCGCGGGCGTTGAATCAGTTCGAACAAGGGCTTGCGGAATCACCGAGCCCGAGCGACGCACGGGTTCTGTGTGCCTGCTTCAAGCGGCTGCTTCCCGCCCTGCCGGAGACGTACCGCGAACTCGTCGAACGGATTGATCTTCGGGGCGAGGAGCCCAGCCTTGTCGCCCAGGATCTGAGATTGACCCGAAACAACCTAACCGTCCGCCTGCACCGAGCGCGCCGCCACCTTCGCGATGCGCTGTCCAGGAATTGCCAAGCCTGCAGCAAGCACGGCTGCCTCGATTGTACATGCGGAGACGTCGGGGATGGCTCGCATAGCGGCTGACGCGCGTAGCATGTTCGGGGAACAAGGTCGGGCACCCACGTCCCGTGCATAATCCCCATCACTCCCAGGCGAAGACCATGAATCACTCCGCGTCCCGTCGGCCCGAACGGGCAGTCATCTGCGCCGTAATCCTGATTCTGATCCACGCATCGGCGGCCCGGGCCCGTGCGGAAAGCGAGATCGCCCTCGTCCGCGTCCCGGACGGAGGAATCCAGCCCCAAATCGCCTCCGATGCTCAGGGCACCCTCCATCTCCTCTATTTCAAGGGGAACGCATCAGCCGGGGATCTCTTCTACGCCCGCCAATCTCGCGGTGATGCGGGTTTCGGCAGGTCGCTCCGCGTCAACGGTCGGGCTGCAAGCGCCATGGCGGTGGGGACGATTCGAGGCGGCCAACTGGCGATTGGTGAGAACGGGCGCGTTCATGTGGCGTGGAACGGACCTCCCCCCAAGGGGGGCGACCACATGCTGGCGCCCATGCTTTACACGCGCCTGAACGATGACGGCACCGCGTTCGAAGCCGAACGCGATGTCATCACGAACGCGCGAGGACTGGACGGTGGTGGTTCCGTGGCAGCCGATGGCCGGGGAAACGTCTACGTCACCTGGCACGCGCCCAAACCGGGAAACACACAAGGCGAGACGGGTCGGGCCGTCTTCGTCGCGCATTCCCCGGATGGTGGCCGATCCTTTGCTCCGGAACGCCTGGCGACCGAGCAGGCCACCGGCGCGTGCGGATGCTGTGGCATGAAAGCCTTCGCCGACGGGCGGGGGAGCCTCTTCATCTCTTACCGTGGAGCCTCGGAGACTGGATTTCGCGACCAACTCCTGCTCGTCGCGCGAGATGGCGGTCTGGATTTCCAGATCGCGCTCACCCATCCATGGAAAGTCGCTGCCTGCCCGATGAGCAGCACTTCGTTTACCAGAGCAGGGACTTCGGTCCTTGCAGCGTGGGAAACCGCTGGCCGGGTCTACTGGTCGGCCCTCAGTCTCCAAGGTCAGCAGCCGTCGCTGCCCGTGGCGCCTACCGTGGTGGGCAAAAACCCCAAGCATCCGGTAGCGGTCGGAACCGCCCGTGGAGAGGTTCTTCTGGCTTGGACCGAGGGGACTGGCTGGGCGAGAGGGGGCGACGTCGCATGGCAGCGGTTCGATTCGGCAGGGAAGCCCGTCGGCGATAGAGGGCACGTCACCGGGTTGCCTTCGTGGAGCATGGCCGCGGCAGCGGCCTCCCCAACGGACGGATATGTCATCGTCTATTGAGCAGATGAGGCTGCATGAGTGGCACTGAGGAAACGGCGTCAGGCGTCCCTCGTTGCCCTACGCACCGGAGCCGACCGGTCGCCCGAAGTCCAATATTCTCCGCCACGCGCTGGCCGATTCGTCCTCGGCTATCAGTACGACTTGAACCTGCCGCCGTTCCGGCCCGGTTTTACGGTACCTTTGTTCCACAACTCCGCCCGCGTAGGCACGGAATTGCAGGGGATTTCACGGAGACCGGGTTCGGGCGGGTTTGGCCTCTAGAAAACGACGAAGCCGCTGGAGGCCAGCGGCTTAAGTCGTTGCGGTGCAATGGAAATTGGTTGCGGGGCTAGGATTTGAACCTAGGACCTTCAGGTTATGAGCCTGACGGTGTGTCGTGTCGATTCACCCTGCGACGACCTCGACTCGAGCCGAGTAGCCGAGCCGGCCCAACAAGGCTTCGCAATCTTCCCACGAGAGCCCAAAAGCCCGGACGTCGGCAACACCGATTCGGGCAACAACCTCGGTCAGGTTCGCGGCGTCGGCCGGATCGAACTCGCCGTCCATCACCGCGTTTTCCGCCCAGCCCACCAGGTCGTCCAATCCGATGCGGTGATGCAGGTAGGCAGCGATCCGGTCGGCGATGGTGTCCTTCGTGATCGTCATGGCGATATTCTAGGCCTTCCTGTGCCCGCGATCCACGGGGTACTTCTCGTGAATCTCGATCAGCACGCCCAGGTCGTCGTAAATTTCCTGACAGAAGCGGATCGTCCTCTCCCCGGCGTCAACGTCCTTCACGTATCGCGCCAGCCAACCGTGTCGCCCGGGGACATCCAACAGGTACCGCCTCCCTCCTCCAGGGAGTTCTACCCAGCGCTGAAACCTGCGTTCATTTTGGGCGCGCGTGCCCATTGGCGGCAGACTTCTACCTCGCCGTCCGGGTCTCGACAATCTCGCGAAGGCACGTGGACGTGAGCCCTTCGGGACTCCGGGGTTCGAGGTTTGGCAATGGTCTGGCTTCCGGCATTGAGTGGCACTTTCCGTAACCGAGCGGACACGGATTGGGCTGGAAATCAGGGCAAGGCAGGGGCGCCGGGAGGCATCCTAAGGCTTTAGGGCCAAGACTTTTCCGTTGGATTGAACGTGGATGGGGGTGCCGTACCGGCGGGCGACGACGCGTGCCTGCCTCGCGGCCCGTCTCAGTGCCCGTGCCGCCGCCTTGGCGAGGACGGTTCGGGGCTTCAGGCTGGGTTTCATGGTCCTTCATCGATGAGTTGATGGTGCTCGGTGGAGTTGTCGTAGACGGCCCACGCATCCGCCAACGGCCGATAGGTCGTCAGGAAGTTCCGCCAGCCGCGATCCCAGCGACGCCGAACGTCCGCCTCCGGAACCGAATGTCCGCCCTGCCGAACACGCGCGGCGATGCGGCGGAGCGCAAGACGAACGGAGGCCAGTCGAAGAAAGACGAGTTCGACCCGATAACCCTCCGCCTTCCACTGCCGCAGACGCGTGGCATAGGTCCGCCCGCTCAAGGTGCTTTCGAAGGCGAAGTCCAGCCGGGCGGCAGCGAGGCGATCCAGTTCAGCAAGCAGGAGCCGACCCGCGGCGAGGGCAGCCAACTCGGGTTTCAATGGGGAGAGTCCAGCGGCAATGAGGTCGGCGTTGACGAAGTGCAGGATCCCGAGCTCCTGGGAAAGGAATTCCCGGGCGAAAGTGGTCTTGCCGGCGCCATTCGGACCGGCAATGACGAGGCAAACGGGCGGTCGCTTGTCCCTTTTCGACACGGTTACCATGACCCGCCGAAATGAAGAATCCGGACCTGATGGGGGCCCGGATCCTTCGTAAATTGGTTGCGGGGCTAGGATTTGAACCTAGGACCTTCAGGTTATGAGCCTGACGAGCTACCGGGCTGCTCCACCCCGCGTCGCGGTCGACAGGGAGAGAGTGCCCCGGGGGGTGGGGGGCTGGCAAGGGGTTTCGAAGAGCACGTCGTAAGACTGAAGATCGTCCCCACCTATCCGACCAACCCCGTGGCCTCCTCCAGAAACGAGTGCTCGAAGGCGCTCGCATACGCTGCCACCGAGCCTTTGGACAGCCGCAGCCGACGGGCCGTCTGGCGCCAATCCACCACCGCGGCCAAGACCTCGCGCAATATCGGCTTCGCCTCGGCCGGACGGAGGCCGAATCGCGGGGCCGCGTCCAGAGCGACGGCGACGCTCGGGGCTTCCTGTTCCTCCGTCACCGCGGTCTTCGGCGTTTGCGCCCGGTCCATCTGCGGAACCGGGTTGAGATCGTAGGCCGGTGAGAGCGACCGATGCCCGGATCTTCGCATCAGGAACCCGTGGTTGCGGAGATGGTCGTCGTCGTTGCCTGCCAGCAGCGAAAAGACGAGGCGTCTCCAGAGCTCCCGAAGGTCACCGCGAACGTCGTCACCGAACTGCCGAATGCCGTCGGCCAGCTGCCCACGGACCGGCCGTTGGCGGCAGGCACCATCTCCGCCCCCATGACGCTCACACCTGGACTTGACGCGCTCAGGCTGACCCGGTCTCGATCTACGCCCATGGCATGCCTTCGCGGATGGGATGTTCGGTCCGCACGTTCCGCCGCGACTGGATGATCATCACGGCCGCCGCCTGGGATTTCGCGGCGCCAGCGCCCGAGAAATGGCCAAACTCCAGGCACCGTTGGAGTCAGCGGTTGCTCCGGAGGGCGGCAACGCGCTGGAGTCCGGCGCGGGCCGGGGCGAAATCGGGGCGGAGTCGCAGGACTTCCTCGAACTGAAGGGTGGCACCGTCGGGATCTCCCAGCACGAGGAGGGCGTTGCCGAAATTGCAGCGGGCTTCGGGGTAGTCGGGTTGGAGGGAGAGGGCCCGCTCGAAGGCGGCGGCGGCTTCGAGGGTGCGTCGGAGCCGGCCAAGGGCGGTGCCGAGGTTGTTGTGGTTGATGGCGTGGTCGGGATTGATGCGGACGGCCTGTTCGAAATGGGGGATGGCCTGCTCGGGGCGCCCCATGCGAACCAGCAGATTGCCCAGGTTGTTGTGGGCTTCGGCGTAGTCCGGGGCGAGCCGGATGGCGTCTCCGTAGTGGCGGACGGCTTCGTTGGTCTGGCCGGTGGCGGCGAGGGCGATGGCGAGGTTGAAGTGGACGGATTCGGAATCGGCAGCGAGACGGAGGCTTTCCCGGTACGACGCAATGGCCTCGCCGAGGCGCCCTGCTTCCAGGGCGGCATCGCCCGTTTCCATGAGATCCATGGCGCGGTCGGCGTCGCTGCGGAGCAGGTCGTCGAGGCTGTCGATTTCCTCGAAATCCCCGGGGTCTTCCCCGGTGCTGGTAACCTGGGCGGTCAGCGCGGGCGGGGTGGGAGGTTCGGTGGCCGTGGTGGGGGCAGGTGGAGTGGAGAGGGTGGAAGGGGTGGCGGAGGCACCGGCGCCGGGATCCGAACCGCAGCCGCCGACGAGGGCGGC of Verrucomicrobiia bacterium contains these proteins:
- a CDS encoding zeta toxin family protein → MVTVSKRDKRPPVCLVIAGPNGAGKTTFAREFLSQELGILHFVNADLIAAGLSPLKPELAALAAGRLLLAELDRLAAARLDFAFESTLSGRTYATRLRQWKAEGYRVELVFLRLASVRLALRRIAARVRQGGHSVPEADVRRRWDRGWRNFLTTYRPLADAWAVYDNSTEHHQLIDEGP
- a CDS encoding LamG domain-containing protein translates to MILRSAIRLVAVILGVAGSGISQAQPAIGRMANGLVAYYPMHGDATEATGRGMNGMLMGSPQMATNRFGQPMQAMAFNGGMDGMMLTNLDVSTMTNMQNSVSFWMNWNGQMGSSTVSMPFGWGDADKPSCLLFDSSDGGRFGFSGGMGDVYGMGSGMMPTNSWMHIAAVFKNGASSESQLYVNGQPMAGMMSMSGMQGGMMMSGFASSMAFVGGSNGQTATAYPFFGMMSDLRMYDRALSPDEVKALYQMESGAQMRLVPGPVTGSATMEIASMMMGWMFQLQSSTDLVRWVDQGTMIMPGNGGMATMNMSVSGPAMFWRTVGQP
- the cadA gene encoding cadmium-translocating P-type ATPase, with the translated sequence MALERNPAWKPVGKVVYTCPMHPEVVQDHPGACPKCGMALEPQTLVPEAEEDDSELRDMTRRFRWGAVLTLPVFVVAMAHLVPAWRHAEWAVGEVSRWGQFLLTTPVVAWAGWPFFVRAWRSLVHRSLNMFTLIALGVGAAYLFSAAAMLFPQWFPPGTGHPGKPALYFEAAAVVTVLVLLGQVLELRARQRTGSALKALIGLSPKTARRVTPEGDEEVPLDAVKPGDLLRVRPGEKVPVDGIVVEGRTSIDESMLTGEPLPVEKEPEAKVSGGTLNTTGGIVMRAERVGAETLLARIVDLVAQAQRSRAPIQSLADKVAAWFVPAVLVVAAATFVAWMAWGPEPRLGFAITNAVAVLIIACPCALGLATPMSVMVGVGRGAQAGVLIRNAEAIEKLARITTLAVDKTGTLTEGKPRLAQVLPADGFSADEVLGLAASLEQASEHPLAHAVTLAAKESNIPLSAPTGFQSLTGGGVSGTVDGRRVMVGKPEFLRDSGVSGVDSLESVAAPLQAGGAIALFVAVDDHAAGTLIVGDSIKPSTPRALDELRQLGVRVVMLTGDHPRTAGAVADSLGIASYHAGMTPQQKHEQVLALKATGQVVGMAGDGINDAPALAAADVGIAMGTGTDIAMESAGVTLVKGDLRGLVRAIRLGRAMMSNIRQNLFFAFLYNALGIPIAAGVLFPIVGVLMSPMLAGVAMSFSSVSVIANSLRLRNARLG
- a CDS encoding sigma-70 family RNA polymerase sigma factor, coding for MDSMNEVILKNLETFVAFTRKRVGDPHLAEDLVQESLLKALGADKKPAAGEHTVAWFYRILRRTIIDLYRRRAAGSRALNQFEQGLAESPSPSDARVLCACFKRLLPALPETYRELVERIDLRGEEPSLVAQDLRLTRNNLTVRLHRARRHLRDALSRNCQACSKHGCLDCTCGDVGDGSHSG
- a CDS encoding HipA domain-containing protein; the encoded protein is MPSAKACHGRRSRPGQPERVKSRCERHGGGDGACRQRPVRGQLADGIRQFGDDVRGDLRELWRRLVFSLLAGNDDDHLRNHGFLMRRSGHRSLSPAYDLNPVPQMDRAQTPKTAVTEEQEAPSVAVALDAAPRFGLRPAEAKPILREVLAAVVDWRQTARRLRLSKGSVAAYASAFEHSFLEEATGLVG
- a CDS encoding multicopper oxidase domain-containing protein, with the protein product MTDVLAINGLVPGPTIRVRRGEDFSARILNNLDQPLVLHWHGILAPERMDGHPRDQVAAGRSYQVGFPVTQRGATCWYHSHTDGLTGKQAYAGVAGLFVIEDPAEESLGLPAGDHDVPLVLTDKRVSAEKQIVYAPSMMDLMSGYLGDVMLVNGTPDAWLSVDRGLYRFRLLNGSNARICKVGFADGHPFQVIGTDGGLLPAPADVASVMLAPGQRIEILVDFSGYTVGSSSVLRSLPFAAGGGMSMGGPAQGSALDLIRVFVDRLSTGNAQVPKSLGPFAALSAADAKRTRVFTLAMSGMVHTINGQLFDMQRVDFSVPFGDVEIWEYRNLGDEPHPMHAHAGQCQVLSRSTTAVLAPEDAGWKDTVLVNAGETVRILTRFDSHAGVFVHHCHNLEHEDSGMMQNFEVLSAPSLKIERQGTEVRLSWPEAATGWGLESSAKASGAPWESLTATPGIVSGRWTVNVNEVAGVRFYRLAKS